A portion of the Sabethes cyaneus chromosome 3, idSabCyanKW18_F2, whole genome shotgun sequence genome contains these proteins:
- the LOC128742670 gene encoding thioredoxin, mitochondrial yields the protein MLRIFRNPSLGQRFIRKTFSFSAIATKQFVIKDHYEFDQKVINSDNPVIVNFHAEWCDPCKILTPKMAEMLEPSEDIDLAIVNVDDNAELVHTFEVKAVPAVLAFRNGVVVDKFIGLVDADMIENLIGKLAKKKQS from the exons ATGCTTCGAATCTTTCGCAATCCCAGTCTTGGCCAGCGCTTCATTAGGAAAACCTTCTCATTTTCAGCAATTGCAACCAAGCAGTTTGTTATCAAAGATCACTATGAATTCGATCAAAAG GTAATAAATAGCGACAACCCCGTGATCGTCAACTTTCACGCGGAATGGTGCGACCCGTGTAAAATACTCACACCCAAAATGGCTGAAATgctggaaccttcggaagacaTCGACCTAGCGATAGTAAATGTAGATGACAATGCTGAGCTGGTGCACACGTTTGAGGTGAAAGCGGTCCCAGCAGTGCTAGCATTTCGCAATGGGGTAGTAGTGGACAAATTCATCGGTCTCGTCGATGCGGATATGATTGAAAACCTTATTGGAAAATTAGCCAAGAAAAAGCAATCTTAG